DNA sequence from the Spirochaetota bacterium genome:
TTCCACTTCGAATTCTTCGATGTGTATCGAGGTGAACGTATCTTCCTGGATGAGACGCTTCGAAATGAGTATCGCGTCCTCGAAATTGTAGCCGTCGAATATCATGAACGCGGCAAGCACATTGCTGCCGAGCGCCAGTTCGCCTTTATCGGTGGACGGGCCGTCGGCAAGCACGTCACCCGCCTTGACCGTATCGCCCTCATCGACGCAGGGGCGCTGATGGAAGCTCGAGTCCTGGTTCGTTCGCTGATATTTTATCAATGGATAGACATCGAGGTCCTTGTCGTTCTCCCCGCGGCTCGGTTTCACGACGATCTCATCGTGCGTCACCCGGAGCACTTTGCCCGAGCGTTTCGCCTTGACGACCACGCCGATGCCGCTCCCGATCTTCCGCTCAAAACCCGTGCCCACGATGGGCGACGCGGGCACCACGAGGGGCACGGCCTGGCGCTGCATGTTCGATCCCATGAGCGCGCGGTTGGCGTCGTCATGCTCAAGGAACGGGATGAGCGCGGTAGAGAGCGACACGATCTGCTGCGGAGAAACGTCCATATACTGTATCTGATCGGGCGACACGTACGGGAACGAATGCCGATAGCGCGCCGCGATGAACTTGTCCGCGAACGTACCGTCGGGCTTGAGCGTCACATTCGCCTGCGCGATGTGGAAACGCTCCTCATCGTGTGCGGTGAGATATTCTATCTTCTCGGTCACCTTGCCGCTGACGACCTTGCGGTACGGCGTTTCAAGGAAGCCGTGCTGATTGACCTTTGCATACGTTGCGAGCGAAACGATAAGACCGATGTTCGGACCTTCCGGCGTTTCGATGGGACAGATCTTCCCGTAATGCGTATGGTGCACGTCGCGCACTTCGAAACCGGCGCGATCGCGCGAGAGACCGCCGGGGCCGAGGGCGTTCAGGCGCCGCTTGTGCGTTATCTCGGAGAGCGGGTTCGTCTGGTCCATGAACTGCGAAAGCTGCGATGTACCGAAGAACTCCTTGACCACCGCCTGCACGGGCTTGACGCTGATGAGCGACTGCGGGGTGACGCTGTCGGCATCGAGCATCTGCATGCGCTCTTTGGCGATGCGCTCCATGCGCGAGAAACCGACCTTGAGCTGATTGCTCATGAGCTCGCCCACGCTTCTCACGCGGCGATTCCCCAAGTGGTCGATATCGTCGATGGACTCCTCGTTGATGTACACCTTGATGAGGAATTTCAGCGCCTCGATGATATCCTCTTTGCGCAGCGCACGGTCCTTTATCGAATCGTCAAAGTTGAGGCGCTTGTTTATCTTATAGCGGCCCACCTCGCCCAAGTCATAGACCTTCGGGTTGAAGAGCATGTCATTGAAATACTTCACCGCGTTCTCGACGAGCACGGGCTCGCCCATGCGAATGACGGCATGGACCTTTACGCAGGCGTCTTCCTGCGTTGTCGAGGTATCTTTCTCGAGCGTATTGATGATGGTCGTATTGTTCTTGAGCGCCGAAAGGTCGAGCACATCGATGTGCTCTACCCCGAGCTGCAGTATACGTTCAGCGAGCGTCGTATTGATCGTATCGCCGGGCGAGAGCACTATCTCTTCGGGATTTGCCGGATCGATGAGCTTCTTCGCGGCGCGGCGGCCGAAGAGCATTTCCTTCTTCTCGTCGTCGTTCTTCCCTTTGAGGTGAAGCGTTTCGATCGTGTAGAAAAGCTTCAGTATCTCTTCATTCGATTCGAACCCTATACCGCGGAGTATGACCGTGGCCGGTATCTTCTTCTTACGGTCGATGCGTACGAAGAGCACGTCCTTCTTCGTATCAAGCTCGAATTCAAGCCACGTACCGCGGTCCGGTATGAGCTTCGCCACGTACGC
Encoded proteins:
- the rpoB gene encoding DNA-directed RNA polymerase subunit beta, yielding AYVAKLIPDRGTWLEFELDTKKDVLFVRIDRKKKIPATVILRGIGFESNEEILKLFYTIETLHLKGKNDDEKKEMLFGRRAAKKLIDPANPEEIVLSPGDTINTTLAERILQLGVEHIDVLDLSALKNNTTIINTLEKDTSTTQEDACVKVHAVIRMGEPVLVENAVKYFNDMLFNPKVYDLGEVGRYKINKRLNFDDSIKDRALRKEDIIEALKFLIKVYINEESIDDIDHLGNRRVRSVGELMSNQLKVGFSRMERIAKERMQMLDADSVTPQSLISVKPVQAVVKEFFGTSQLSQFMDQTNPLSEITHKRRLNALGPGGLSRDRAGFEVRDVHHTHYGKICPIETPEGPNIGLIVSLATYAKVNQHGFLETPYRKVVSGKVTEKIEYLTAHDEERFHIAQANVTLKPDGTFADKFIAARYRHSFPYVSPDQIQYMDVSPQQIVSLSTALIPFLEHDDANRALMGSNMQRQAVPLVVPASPIVGTGFERKIGSGIGVVVKAKRSGKVLRVTHDEIVVKPSRGENDKDLDVYPLIKYQRTNQDSSFHQRPCVDEGDTVKAGDVLADGPSTDKGELALGSNVLAAFMIFDGYNFEDAILISKRLIQEDTFTSIHIEEFEVEARETKLDREVITRDIPNVPEEAFRNLDERGIVRIGAQVKPGDILVGKVTPKGETEITPEYRLLHSIFGEKARDVKDTSLRVPHGKGGIVIDIRMHSRENGDELKSGVEEAVKVFIAKKRKLQEGDKMAGRHGNKGVVARVMDIEDMPYLEDGTPIDIVLNPLGVPSRMNIGQVLELSLGWAGHKMGVKFTTPVFDGAKEDDVKKAMKAAGLPEHGKVQLLDGRTGEPFKNRISVGYMYMLKLNHLVEDKVHARSTGPYSLVTQQPLGGKAQFGGQRLGEMEVWALEAYGAANMLQEFLTVKSDDMAGRARIYEAIVKGEVVSAPGTPESFNVLVQELRGLGLDIGIYDENGQKIATTEKENRQKTKKTTKIFK